A stretch of the Malus sylvestris chromosome 10, drMalSylv7.2, whole genome shotgun sequence genome encodes the following:
- the LOC126584976 gene encoding uncharacterized protein LOC126584976, whose protein sequence is MQRTITILRGPLGRGRGFSSSSSSSSDKIVASVLFERLPVVIPKIDPVVYAYQEFAFRWRQQYRRIYPDELLDKSNARGKGDYQIDYEPALRITEADKKNDKKSLQRALDRRLYLLLYGTTDGSAGKSVWHFPEKVYQSEETLRKCAESALKSVLGDLSHTYFVGNAPMGHMEQTAENIKQFFFKSQVIATNRLNVGKCEDFVWVTKDELMEYFPEKADFLSKMIIS, encoded by the exons ATGCAGCGGACGATCACAATATTGCGTGGTCCTCTGGGCAGAGGCCGAGGGTTTTCCTCCAGCTCATCGTCTTCCTCCGACAAAATCGTTGCGTCCGTGCTCTTCGAGAGGCTGCCCGTTGTTATTCCCAAAATCGACCCCGTCGTTTATGCGTATCAGGAATTCGC GTTCCGGTGGCGACAGCAATATCGGCGCATATATCCCGATGAGCTTTTAGACAAGTCTAATGCTAG GGGAAAAGGTGACTACCAGATAGATTATGAACCTGCTCTGCGGATCACTGAAGCTGacaaaaagaatgataaaaa GTCATTGCAGAGAGCCCTTGACAGAAGACTATATCTTCTTCTCTACGGAACCACTGATGGATCTGCTGGAAAATCAGTCTGGCATTTTCCAGAAAAAGTTTACCAGTCTGAAGAGACACTGCGGAAG TGCGCAGAATCTGCATTAAAATCAGTTTTGGGAGATCTGTCACACACATACTTTGTTGGAAATGCTCCCATGGGCCATATGGAACAGACAGCAGAGAATATTAAG CAATTCTTTTTCAAGTCTCAAGTGATTGCAACGAACAGGTTGAACGTTGGGAAGTGCGAGGATTTTGTCTGGGTGACCAAGGATGAATTGATGGAGTACTTTCCTGAGAAAGCTGATTTCCTTAGCAAGATGATCATTAGCTGA
- the LOC126584977 gene encoding uncharacterized protein LOC126584977, giving the protein MNSIPLHSTFVHSTPPHSTPNHGSHVDEEDGEEVPETPIPEQASGSTRYPIRPLGKKASKRKGSVSKNDYGKYMQELARQGELTLARELAKYEADKARDEVKAAAIQQAFQAEQMERDLLRQERELLRQERIAQRDRDIMNTRLEGMSPNSKYFWQSEKADVVQRRRAREARSRQDGPSTTRQDDPSTTEWLSGEE; this is encoded by the coding sequence ATGAACAGCATCCCTCTACACAGCACCTTTGTACACAGCACCCCTCCACACTCTACACCCAATCATGGCTCccatgttgatgaagaagatggagaagaagtgcctgaaacgcccattcctgaacaagcgtcggggtcgacccgttatccaattaggcctctaggtaagaaggcttcaaagaggaaagggagtgtttccaagaatgattatggaaagtacatgcaagaACTTGCTCGTCAAGGTGAATTGACATTGGCGCGGGAATTGGCGAAATATGAggctgacaaggctagagatgaggtaAAAGCTGCAGCTATTCAACAAGCATTTCAAGCTGAACAGATGGAAAGAGatctacttaggcaagaaagggagttgcttagacaagaaagaattgcacaacgagatcgtgacattatgaacacgcgtttagaagggatgtctccaaattctaaatatttttggcagtcggagaaagcggatgtggtgcaaaggaggcgtgcaagagaagcgagatcaagacaagatggtcctagcacaacaagacaagatgatcctagcaccacagagTGGTTAAGTGGTGAggaatag
- the LOC126584978 gene encoding uncharacterized protein LOC126584978 isoform X2, producing the protein MADALAPEPELYSPQLHQNTPNSPSKPNSRKRKSTDDGKAHPTVPPHVQKLLKRIVLSLSKPSYLLGVGSTRPRAEHRARLTKLMRKLVKQRNWVEASGVLSVLLEGSQKERSPANNRFKYWVLMEMLEHLDSNAYKVMEAYAVWEGRNAMAGYSPEYRYALQLERITLLITEGNYDEHAHHSTVMESNELLPHSEGHYAGNTHEAGTDIQCGSETSVMNDKVSYIGADGGIHRDISMGVDDMEIENSQPNFGAQSFYADPDEDTENENDGEMQYAPIFDALEGLESLLLPIRLPESTDREDFMNSQTTIFTDSFRNAVKYLRRALHSTPPVLQALLPLVQLLLIGGQVKEALNEIDNCCSPNTALPLRLRATLLEQFDRYNSALLSTCFEDVLKNDPTCYDSLAKLVQLHQNDEYSPESLLEMIALHLDATYADYNTWREFALCFLKLSQYDEDRMSVCLNGNEGEHKERYSVCFNRTPKMFIEGKSGESWRFRCRWWRTRHFSHQMLTSEIATGELQLLTYKAACAVHMYGSEFSYFVDAYACLEKENEWDLLMFLQTNIQNSVRIQSNFEQRSR; encoded by the exons ATGGCCGACGCTCTCGCACCGGAACCCGAACTCTACTCACCACAACTGCACCAAAACACTCCAAACAGTCCAAGCAAACCGAACAGCCGCAAAAGAAAGTCCACCGACGACGGCAAAGCTCACCCCACAGTGCCTCCCCACGTTCAAAAACTCCTCAAACGAATTGTTTTGTCCCTGAGCAAGCCCTCCTATCTACTCGGTGTTGGCTCCACGAGACCCCGAGCCGAGCACCGCGCCCGGCTCACCAAGCTCATGCGGAAGCTCGTCAAGCAGCGCAACTGGGTCGAAGCCAGCGGAGTCTTGAGCGTGTTGTTGGAAGGCAGCCAGAAAGAAAGGTCGCCGGCGAACAACCGGTTCAAGTATTGG GTTTTGATGGAAATGCTTGAGCATTTGGATTCCAATGCTTATAAGGTTATGGAAGCTTATGCTGTTTGGGAGGGCAGGAATGCGATGGCAGGTTACTCGCCGGAG TACCGGTATGCGCTTCAACTGGAGCGTATTACTTTGTTGATTACTGAGGGAAATTACGATGAGCATGCGCATCACTCTACCGTGAT GGAATCAAATGAACTACTTCCACACTCGGAGGGGCATTATGCTGGTAATACTCACGAGGCTGGTACTGACATTCAATGTGGTTCAGAGACCTCTGTAATGAATGATAAAGTATCATATATTGGTGCCGACGGTGGCATACATAGAGATATATCTATGGGGGTCGACGACATGGAGATAGAAAATTCTCAACCAAACTTTGGGGCCCAAAGTTTTTATGCGGACCCTGATGAAGAtacagaaaatgaaaatgatggCGAAATGCAGTATGCTCCCATTTTTGATGCCCTTG AGGGCTTGGAATCTCTGTTACTTCCCATACGATTGCCAGAATCTACAGATAGGGAAGATTTCATGAATTCACAGACAACAATTTTTACTGACAGTTTTAGGAATGCAGTGAAATATTTAAGGCGTGCTCTTCACTCCACGCCCCCAGTATTGCAGGCCTTGCTTCCTTTGGTACAG CTGTTGCTGATTGGAGGTCAAGTAAAAGAAGCCCTAAATGAGATTGACAACTGCTGTAGTCCAAATACTGCACTGCCACTTCG ATTAAGGGCTACTCTTTTGGAGCAATTTGATCGTTACAACAGCGCCCTTCTTTCTACTTGTTTTGAGGATGTTTTAAAGAACGATCCAACCTGTTACGATTCATTGGCAAAACTTGTTCAACTGCATCAAAATG ATGAATATAGTCCCGAGAGTCTACTGGAAATGATAGCTTTGCATTTAGATGCAACCTATGCAGACTACAACACCTGGAGAGAATTTGCTTTATGTTTCCTGAAGCTTTCTCAGTATGACGAGGACCGAATGTCCGTGTGTCTGAATGGAAATGAGGGTGAACATAAAGAGCGCTACTCCGTTTGTTTCAATAGGACCCCCAAAATGTTTATAGAGGGAAAATCTGGAGAGAGTTGGAGATTTCGCTGCAGATGGTGGCGTACACGTCATTTCAGCCACCAGATGCTAACCTCGGAGATAGCAACGGGTGAGTTGCAGCTCTTAACTTACAAAGCAGCATGCGCGGTGCATATGTACGGGTCAGAGTTTTCGTACTTTGTGGATGCTTATGCCTGTTTAGAGAAAGAAAATGAGTGGGATTTGCTCATGTTTTTGCAGACCAACATTCAAAATTCAGTTAGAATACAATCAAACTTTGAACAGAGAAGTAGATGA
- the LOC126584978 gene encoding uncharacterized protein LOC126584978 isoform X1 yields MADALAPEPELYSPQLHQNTPNSPSKPNSRKRKSTDDGKAHPTVPPHVQKLLKRIVLSLSKPSYLLGVGSTRPRAEHRARLTKLMRKLVKQRNWVEASGVLSVLLEGSQKERSPANNRFKYWVLMEMLEHLDSNAYKVMEAYAVWEGRNAMAGYSPEYRYALQLERITLLITEGNYDEHAHHSTVILTQLKEFGNEPLLIMIVGLAYQQLWYSNLPNEMKWRESDQFYTARESNELLPHSEGHYAGNTHEAGTDIQCGSETSVMNDKVSYIGADGGIHRDISMGVDDMEIENSQPNFGAQSFYADPDEDTENENDGEMQYAPIFDALEGLESLLLPIRLPESTDREDFMNSQTTIFTDSFRNAVKYLRRALHSTPPVLQALLPLVQLLLIGGQVKEALNEIDNCCSPNTALPLRLRATLLEQFDRYNSALLSTCFEDVLKNDPTCYDSLAKLVQLHQNDEYSPESLLEMIALHLDATYADYNTWREFALCFLKLSQYDEDRMSVCLNGNEGEHKERYSVCFNRTPKMFIEGKSGESWRFRCRWWRTRHFSHQMLTSEIATGELQLLTYKAACAVHMYGSEFSYFVDAYACLEKENEWDLLMFLQTNIQNSVRIQSNFEQRSR; encoded by the exons ATGGCCGACGCTCTCGCACCGGAACCCGAACTCTACTCACCACAACTGCACCAAAACACTCCAAACAGTCCAAGCAAACCGAACAGCCGCAAAAGAAAGTCCACCGACGACGGCAAAGCTCACCCCACAGTGCCTCCCCACGTTCAAAAACTCCTCAAACGAATTGTTTTGTCCCTGAGCAAGCCCTCCTATCTACTCGGTGTTGGCTCCACGAGACCCCGAGCCGAGCACCGCGCCCGGCTCACCAAGCTCATGCGGAAGCTCGTCAAGCAGCGCAACTGGGTCGAAGCCAGCGGAGTCTTGAGCGTGTTGTTGGAAGGCAGCCAGAAAGAAAGGTCGCCGGCGAACAACCGGTTCAAGTATTGG GTTTTGATGGAAATGCTTGAGCATTTGGATTCCAATGCTTATAAGGTTATGGAAGCTTATGCTGTTTGGGAGGGCAGGAATGCGATGGCAGGTTACTCGCCGGAG TACCGGTATGCGCTTCAACTGGAGCGTATTACTTTGTTGATTACTGAGGGAAATTACGATGAGCATGCGCATCACTCTACCGTGAT TCTCACACAATTAAAGGAGTTTGGAAATGAACCACTGTTAATTATGATTGTAGGATTGGCATACCAGCAACTCTGGTATTCCAATCTTccaaatgaaatgaaatggAGGGAGTCCGACCAGTTTTACACTGCTAGGGAATCAAATGAACTACTTCCACACTCGGAGGGGCATTATGCTGGTAATACTCACGAGGCTGGTACTGACATTCAATGTGGTTCAGAGACCTCTGTAATGAATGATAAAGTATCATATATTGGTGCCGACGGTGGCATACATAGAGATATATCTATGGGGGTCGACGACATGGAGATAGAAAATTCTCAACCAAACTTTGGGGCCCAAAGTTTTTATGCGGACCCTGATGAAGAtacagaaaatgaaaatgatggCGAAATGCAGTATGCTCCCATTTTTGATGCCCTTG AGGGCTTGGAATCTCTGTTACTTCCCATACGATTGCCAGAATCTACAGATAGGGAAGATTTCATGAATTCACAGACAACAATTTTTACTGACAGTTTTAGGAATGCAGTGAAATATTTAAGGCGTGCTCTTCACTCCACGCCCCCAGTATTGCAGGCCTTGCTTCCTTTGGTACAG CTGTTGCTGATTGGAGGTCAAGTAAAAGAAGCCCTAAATGAGATTGACAACTGCTGTAGTCCAAATACTGCACTGCCACTTCG ATTAAGGGCTACTCTTTTGGAGCAATTTGATCGTTACAACAGCGCCCTTCTTTCTACTTGTTTTGAGGATGTTTTAAAGAACGATCCAACCTGTTACGATTCATTGGCAAAACTTGTTCAACTGCATCAAAATG ATGAATATAGTCCCGAGAGTCTACTGGAAATGATAGCTTTGCATTTAGATGCAACCTATGCAGACTACAACACCTGGAGAGAATTTGCTTTATGTTTCCTGAAGCTTTCTCAGTATGACGAGGACCGAATGTCCGTGTGTCTGAATGGAAATGAGGGTGAACATAAAGAGCGCTACTCCGTTTGTTTCAATAGGACCCCCAAAATGTTTATAGAGGGAAAATCTGGAGAGAGTTGGAGATTTCGCTGCAGATGGTGGCGTACACGTCATTTCAGCCACCAGATGCTAACCTCGGAGATAGCAACGGGTGAGTTGCAGCTCTTAACTTACAAAGCAGCATGCGCGGTGCATATGTACGGGTCAGAGTTTTCGTACTTTGTGGATGCTTATGCCTGTTTAGAGAAAGAAAATGAGTGGGATTTGCTCATGTTTTTGCAGACCAACATTCAAAATTCAGTTAGAATACAATCAAACTTTGAACAGAGAAGTAGATGA